Proteins from one Corynebacterium epidermidicanis genomic window:
- the rplV gene encoding 50S ribosomal protein L22, with protein MSDQITTARATARFVRVSPMKARRVVDLVRGKSVAEAMAILKYAPQAASEPVAKVVASAAANAENNFGLDPRTLVISEAYADEGPTMRRFQPRAQGRAFIIRKRTSHITVVVESQKEGAK; from the coding sequence ATGAGTGACCAAATCACCACCGCCCGCGCGACTGCGCGCTTCGTCCGGGTTAGCCCGATGAAGGCACGCCGTGTCGTCGATCTCGTTCGCGGCAAGTCCGTGGCCGAGGCTATGGCTATCCTGAAGTACGCCCCACAGGCTGCTTCTGAGCCAGTTGCAAAGGTTGTTGCTTCTGCAGCAGCTAACGCTGAGAACAACTTCGGCCTGGATCCACGCACCCTGGTCATCTCCGAGGCTTACGCTGACGAGGGACCAACCATGCGTCGTTTCCAGCCACGTGCTCAGGGTCGTGCATTCATCATCCGTAAGCGCACCAGCCACATCACCGTGGTTGTTGAAAGCCAGAAGGAAGGGGCCAAGTAG
- the rplC gene encoding 50S ribosomal protein L3 → MSENVVKGILGTKLGMTQIFDEDNRVIPVTVVEAGPCVVTQIRTEETDGYNAIQIAFGEIDPRKANKPAAGHFNKAGVTPRRHVTEIRMDDVSGYELGQDVTVDIFEGVTFVDVTGTSKGKGYAGGMKRHGFAGQGAAHGNQAAHRRVGGIGACATPGRVFKGTRMAGRMGNDRVTTQNLKVQKIDAEANLLIIKGAIPGVRGGLVTVKTAVKGGAHA, encoded by the coding sequence ATGAGTGAAAACGTAGTGAAGGGCATTCTGGGCACCAAGCTCGGCATGACCCAGATCTTCGACGAGGACAACCGCGTAATTCCGGTAACCGTCGTCGAAGCTGGTCCATGTGTCGTAACCCAGATTCGCACCGAAGAAACCGATGGCTACAACGCCATCCAAATCGCTTTTGGCGAAATCGACCCACGCAAGGCCAACAAGCCTGCAGCTGGCCACTTCAACAAGGCTGGTGTTACCCCCCGCCGTCACGTAACCGAAATCCGTATGGATGATGTTTCCGGTTACGAGCTCGGTCAGGACGTCACCGTAGACATCTTCGAAGGCGTTACCTTCGTCGACGTTACCGGTACTTCCAAGGGTAAGGGCTACGCCGGTGGCATGAAGCGCCACGGCTTCGCAGGTCAGGGCGCTGCTCACGGTAACCAGGCCGCACACCGTCGTGTTGGTGGCATTGGTGCTTGTGCAACCCCAGGCCGTGTCTTCAAGGGCACCCGCATGGCTGGTCGCATGGGTAATGATCGCGTCACCACCCAGAACCTCAAGGTTCAAAAGATTGACGCCGAGGCAAACCTGCTGATCATCAAGGGTGCTATCCCTGGTGTTCGCGGCGGCCTCGTAACCGTTAAGACCGCAGTGAAGGGCGGTGCACACGCATGA
- a CDS encoding DUF6286 domain-containing protein, translating to MTSQKLKQPKAQPAARAVALLLAVALLGVVVVVGRELWTMRTGSQLQSWLEPIFETIGTARYQPWMFPAGLFAIALGLCLIVVAFLPRRATHRQLRSSARIWVRPVDIARLCTAHAQRVPGVLRASTFATPRAINISVTGDPNDPNLPGRVEESVYPILQQLIDDPKINIRVHSRNEEAR from the coding sequence ATGACCTCGCAGAAGTTGAAACAACCCAAAGCCCAGCCGGCTGCCCGCGCGGTGGCACTGCTGTTGGCGGTAGCTCTTTTGGGAGTAGTCGTTGTTGTGGGTCGTGAACTATGGACGATGCGCACCGGCTCCCAACTGCAATCCTGGCTCGAACCCATCTTTGAGACCATCGGGACCGCCCGCTACCAGCCATGGATGTTTCCAGCAGGTTTGTTCGCGATTGCACTCGGACTGTGCTTGATTGTGGTTGCTTTTCTGCCACGTCGCGCCACACATCGCCAACTGCGCTCCTCAGCACGGATTTGGGTGCGACCCGTTGACATCGCTCGCCTGTGCACAGCGCATGCGCAACGGGTGCCGGGCGTCCTTCGGGCCTCCACTTTCGCGACTCCCCGCGCCATCAACATCTCCGTGACCGGAGACCCCAACGATCCCAACCTCCCGGGGCGCGTCGAAGAATCCGTTTACCCCATCCTGCAGCAGCTTATCGACGACCCGAAGATCAACATTCGCGTCCACTCCCGAAACGAGGAGGCTCGATGA
- a CDS encoding Asp23/Gls24 family envelope stress response protein, producing the protein MTKLTSIVDRFFVCVAGLLLVSIGLLAVGLFYDYPLAQHLADLARLPEWLDVPNQRWYLSAVVGIGLCALALCVGIIVLNLRRHHIHRISTSATSNAGAVDIDLWALAGAVADSFEELPRVIRASSLVHTDRGRRIMQVTVTSEPGTSLSQLIEHAEQAEQDVRTAIGKLDIQILFKLHAAPVDRSTS; encoded by the coding sequence ATGACAAAGCTGACATCCATCGTCGATCGGTTCTTTGTCTGTGTCGCCGGTCTACTCCTGGTATCGATCGGATTGCTTGCAGTCGGCCTGTTTTACGACTATCCCCTTGCGCAACACCTGGCCGACCTGGCCAGGCTACCGGAATGGCTCGATGTCCCTAATCAGCGTTGGTACTTATCCGCAGTCGTAGGGATCGGGCTATGTGCTCTTGCCTTGTGCGTGGGAATTATCGTTTTGAACCTGAGGCGGCACCATATTCACCGCATCTCAACGTCAGCCACTTCAAACGCTGGCGCAGTGGATATCGATCTCTGGGCTTTGGCCGGCGCAGTAGCGGACTCTTTCGAGGAACTACCCCGGGTTATTCGAGCTTCATCGCTCGTACACACGGATCGAGGTCGGCGAATAATGCAGGTTACCGTTACATCTGAACCGGGAACTTCGTTGTCACAGTTGATTGAGCATGCGGAACAAGCAGAACAGGACGTTCGGACGGCCATCGGTAAATTGGACATCCAAATCTTGTTCAAACTGCATGCAGCACCAGTTGATCGGAGCACGAGCTAG
- the rpsS gene encoding 30S ribosomal protein S19, with the protein MPRSLKKGPFVDEHLLNKVDAQNEKGTKQVIKTWSRRSTILPDFIGHTFAVHDGRKHVPVFIDDSMVGHKLGEFAPTKTFKGHVKEDKKGRR; encoded by the coding sequence ATGCCACGCAGCCTTAAGAAGGGCCCGTTTGTCGATGAGCACCTCCTCAACAAGGTCGACGCTCAGAACGAAAAGGGCACCAAGCAGGTCATCAAGACCTGGTCTCGCCGCTCCACCATTCTCCCTGATTTCATCGGTCACACCTTCGCCGTCCACGACGGTCGCAAGCATGTGCCAGTTTTCATTGACGATTCTATGGTGGGCCACAAGCTCGGCGAATTCGCACCAACGAAGACCTTTAAGGGTCACGTCAAGGAAGACAAGAAGGGACGTCGATAA
- the rplD gene encoding 50S ribosomal protein L4, translating to MTNLKLDVHTADGKTSGTVELPAEIFDREASIALMHQVVNAQLAAARQGTHATKTRAMVSGGGKKPFRQKGTGRARQGSIRAPHFTGGGIAHGPQPRNYEQRTPKKMIKAALYGALSDRARNERIHVVTELVAGQTPSTKSARAFIERLTTRKSVLVVLGREDITAWKSVNNLPGVHTLAADQLNTYDVLKADDVVFSVEALNTFIDRATAAAKEEAK from the coding sequence ATGACCAATCTAAAGTTGGACGTCCACACCGCTGACGGAAAGACCTCCGGCACCGTTGAGTTGCCAGCGGAGATCTTCGACCGCGAAGCATCTATTGCTTTGATGCACCAGGTCGTCAACGCTCAGCTCGCAGCTGCTCGCCAGGGCACCCATGCCACGAAGACTCGTGCCATGGTTTCTGGTGGCGGCAAGAAGCCATTCCGCCAGAAGGGAACCGGTCGCGCTCGTCAGGGCTCGATCCGTGCTCCTCACTTCACCGGTGGTGGCATCGCACACGGCCCGCAGCCTCGTAACTACGAGCAGCGCACCCCTAAGAAGATGATCAAGGCTGCCCTCTACGGTGCGCTTTCTGATCGCGCTCGCAATGAGCGTATTCACGTGGTGACTGAACTCGTTGCTGGCCAGACCCCATCCACGAAGTCTGCACGCGCATTCATCGAGCGACTCACGACCCGCAAGAGCGTGCTCGTAGTCCTCGGCCGTGAAGATATCACCGCATGGAAGAGTGTTAACAACCTCCCAGGCGTACACACCCTGGCAGCTGACCAGCTGAACACCTACGACGTCCTCAAGGCTGATGACGTTGTGTTCTCTGTTGAGGCTCTGAACACCTTCATCGACCGCGCTACTGCTGCGGCCAAGGAGGAGGCTAAGTAA
- a CDS encoding Asp23/Gls24 family envelope stress response protein, which translates to MNEMTANSDHRNLGKTHIEDAVVAKIAGMATREVSGVYALGAGGTRMVGALRDSIPGSRVNMQQGVSVEVGEKEAAVDVVIVAEYGVAIHELADAIRLNIITAIERMTGLTVSEVNVMVHDVHLDLPEESELEPASTRVH; encoded by the coding sequence ATGAACGAAATGACCGCGAACTCAGATCATCGCAACCTGGGCAAAACTCATATCGAAGACGCGGTGGTGGCCAAAATTGCCGGTATGGCCACGCGTGAAGTTAGTGGGGTTTATGCTCTCGGCGCTGGTGGCACGCGTATGGTCGGCGCCCTGCGAGATTCGATTCCGGGATCCCGTGTAAATATGCAGCAAGGCGTCAGTGTCGAGGTTGGCGAAAAGGAAGCGGCTGTTGATGTCGTCATCGTCGCCGAGTACGGCGTAGCCATCCACGAACTTGCAGACGCCATCCGCCTCAACATCATTACCGCGATCGAGCGCATGACTGGCCTGACAGTCTCCGAGGTCAACGTCATGGTCCACGATGTCCATCTTGACCTTCCCGAAGAATCTGAACTCGAGCCAGCGTCAACGCGGGTCCACTAA
- the tuf gene encoding elongation factor Tu translates to MAKAKFERTKPHVNIGTIGHVDHGKTTTTAAITKVLADAYPDLNQAFAFDAIDKAPEEKERGITINISHVEYQTEKRHYAHVDAPGHADYIKNMITGAAQMDGAILVVAATDGPMPQTREHVLLARQVGVPYILVALNKCDMVDDEEIIELVEMEVRELLGEQEFDEEAPIIHISALKALEGDEKWTQSILDLMQACDDNIPDPVRETDKPFLMPIEDIFTITGRGTVVTGRVERGSLKVNEEVEILGIKEKSQTTTVTGIEMFRKLLDYTEAGDNCGLLLRGTKREDVERGQIVAKPGAYTPHTEFEGSVYILSKDEGGRHTPFFDNYRPQFYFRTTDVTGVVKLPEGTEMVMPGDNVDMSVTLIQPVAMDEGLRFAIREGGRTVGAGRVTKITK, encoded by the coding sequence GTGGCAAAGGCGAAGTTCGAGCGCACGAAACCGCACGTAAACATCGGCACCATCGGTCACGTTGACCACGGTAAGACCACCACCACCGCGGCTATCACCAAGGTTCTGGCTGACGCTTACCCAGATCTCAACCAGGCTTTCGCTTTCGACGCCATCGACAAGGCACCGGAAGAGAAGGAACGTGGCATTACGATTAACATTTCCCACGTTGAGTACCAGACCGAGAAGCGCCACTACGCACACGTTGACGCTCCAGGCCACGCCGACTACATCAAGAACATGATCACCGGCGCAGCTCAGATGGACGGCGCAATCCTCGTTGTTGCAGCTACCGACGGCCCAATGCCTCAGACCCGCGAGCACGTTCTGCTCGCTCGCCAGGTTGGCGTTCCTTACATCCTCGTTGCTCTGAACAAGTGCGACATGGTTGACGATGAGGAAATCATCGAGCTCGTTGAGATGGAAGTTCGTGAACTTCTCGGTGAGCAGGAGTTCGACGAAGAAGCTCCTATCATCCACATCTCCGCTCTGAAGGCTCTCGAAGGCGACGAGAAGTGGACCCAGTCCATCCTCGATCTGATGCAGGCTTGTGACGACAACATCCCAGACCCAGTTCGCGAGACCGACAAGCCATTCCTCATGCCTATCGAGGACATCTTCACCATCACCGGCCGTGGCACCGTTGTTACCGGTCGTGTTGAGCGCGGCTCCCTGAAGGTCAACGAGGAAGTTGAAATCCTCGGCATCAAGGAAAAGTCTCAGACCACCACCGTTACCGGTATCGAAATGTTCCGCAAGCTCCTCGACTACACCGAGGCTGGCGACAACTGTGGTCTGCTGCTCCGCGGCACCAAGCGCGAAGACGTCGAGCGTGGCCAGATCGTGGCTAAGCCAGGCGCTTACACCCCTCACACCGAGTTCGAGGGCTCCGTCTACATCCTGTCCAAGGATGAGGGTGGCCGCCACACCCCATTCTTCGACAACTACCGCCCACAGTTCTACTTCCGCACCACCGACGTTACCGGTGTTGTGAAGCTCCCTGAGGGCACCGAGATGGTCATGCCTGGCGACAACGTCGACATGTCCGTCACCCTGATCCAGCCTGTCGCTATGGACGAAGGCCTCCGCTTCGCTATCCGCGAAGGCGGCCGTACCGTTGGTGCAGGTCGCGTTACCAAGATCACCAAGTAA
- the rpmC gene encoding 50S ribosomal protein L29, which translates to MASGIPAHELRELNKEELTTRLKEAKEELFNLRFQMATGQLTNNRRLRVVKQDIARIYTVIRERELGLSVVPGAEA; encoded by the coding sequence ATGGCATCTGGTATCCCAGCACACGAGCTCCGCGAGCTCAACAAGGAAGAATTGACCACCCGTCTGAAGGAAGCCAAGGAAGAGCTGTTCAACCTGCGCTTCCAGATGGCTACCGGTCAGCTGACCAACAACCGCCGTCTGCGCGTGGTCAAGCAGGACATCGCCCGCATCTACACGGTTATCCGTGAGCGCGAGCTGGGCCTGTCCGTTGTCCCGGGAGCTGAGGCTTAA
- a CDS encoding Asp23/Gls24 family envelope stress response protein, with product MALTVRISERAITRIVAAAVASVPGTISHSAGIDRLTGRKFPRYDVQLDELQGTVSIETFIAVTWPSPVVKVAEAVRDAVRMHVETFTGLTVSQVNVVVGPVVHTGLRVTADQLALSPPPTASIRVRSTPVTSVSMPVAPRPLRPIVIWRAPR from the coding sequence ATGGCGTTAACGGTACGGATTTCAGAACGGGCGATCACCAGGATTGTGGCCGCGGCCGTCGCCAGCGTTCCCGGCACGATCAGCCACTCCGCGGGCATTGACCGCTTAACCGGCCGGAAATTCCCTCGTTACGACGTGCAATTGGACGAGCTCCAGGGGACGGTGTCGATCGAGACGTTTATCGCTGTGACGTGGCCAAGCCCCGTGGTGAAGGTAGCTGAAGCGGTACGGGATGCTGTTCGGATGCATGTTGAGACCTTCACGGGATTGACCGTGAGCCAAGTAAATGTAGTGGTCGGTCCTGTGGTCCACACTGGGCTTCGCGTCACCGCTGATCAACTGGCGTTAAGTCCGCCGCCAACAGCATCGATACGCGTGCGCAGCACCCCAGTGACCTCGGTTTCGATGCCAGTAGCGCCTAGGCCACTGCGGCCAATCGTTATTTGGAGGGCCCCACGATGA
- the rpsC gene encoding 30S ribosomal protein S3, whose translation MGQKIHPHGLRLGITSDWKSHWYADKSYSDYIAEDIKIREFLAKGLDRAGVADVVIERTRDRVRVDIHTARPGIVIGRRGSEADRIRGQLEKLTGKQVALNILEVKNIDANAQLVAQSIAEQLVNRVAFRRAMRKAIQGAMRQPQVKGIKVVCSGRLGGAEMSRTERYHEGRVPLHTLRAEIDYGTFEAHTTFGRIGVKVWIYKGDVVGGRRESELNAPAERRGRGDRRERPRRGGQRRQRAEQKQEG comes from the coding sequence GTGGGCCAGAAAATCCATCCACACGGCCTACGCTTGGGCATCACTTCCGATTGGAAGTCCCACTGGTACGCCGACAAGTCTTACTCTGACTACATCGCTGAGGACATCAAGATCCGCGAGTTCCTCGCAAAGGGTCTAGACCGCGCCGGCGTTGCCGACGTTGTCATTGAGCGCACCCGCGACCGCGTTCGCGTCGACATTCACACCGCCCGTCCAGGCATCGTGATCGGTCGTCGTGGCTCCGAAGCTGACCGCATCCGTGGCCAGCTGGAGAAGCTGACCGGCAAGCAGGTTGCACTGAACATCCTCGAAGTTAAGAACATCGACGCTAACGCTCAGCTGGTGGCTCAGTCCATCGCCGAGCAGCTCGTTAACCGTGTCGCATTCCGTCGTGCAATGCGCAAGGCAATCCAAGGCGCTATGCGTCAGCCACAGGTTAAGGGCATCAAGGTTGTATGTTCCGGTCGTCTCGGCGGCGCCGAGATGTCTCGCACCGAGCGCTACCACGAGGGTCGCGTTCCACTGCACACCCTTCGCGCCGAGATCGACTACGGCACCTTCGAAGCTCACACCACCTTCGGCCGCATCGGCGTCAAGGTGTGGATCTACAAGGGTGACGTCGTTGGTGGCCGTCGCGAGTCCGAACTCAACGCTCCAGCAGAGCGTCGCGGTCGCGGCGATCGTCGTGAGCGCCCACGTCGTGGCGGCCAGCGTCGCCAGCGTGCTGAGCAGAAGCAGGAGGGCTAA
- the rplW gene encoding 50S ribosomal protein L23: protein MATIADPRDIIIAPVVSEKSYGLMEQGQYTFFVAPSSNKTEIKIAIEQIFGVKVASVNTINREGKRKRTRSGYGVRKATKRAIVTLREGSDPIDIFGGSAS from the coding sequence ATGGCTACCATCGCAGATCCACGCGACATCATCATCGCACCGGTCGTTTCTGAAAAGTCTTACGGCCTGATGGAGCAGGGACAGTACACGTTCTTCGTTGCTCCTTCCTCTAACAAGACAGAGATCAAGATTGCTATCGAGCAGATCTTTGGCGTCAAGGTTGCTTCCGTAAACACCATCAACCGCGAGGGCAAGCGTAAGCGCACCCGTTCCGGTTACGGTGTTCGTAAGGCCACCAAGCGCGCCATCGTTACCCTGCGCGAGGGCAGCGATCCAATCGACATCTTCGGCGGTTCCGCCTCCTAA
- the rpsJ gene encoding 30S ribosomal protein S10 encodes MAGQKIRIRLKAYDHEAIDASAKKIVETVTRTGARVVGPVPLPTEKNVYAVIRSPHKYKDSREHFEMRTHKRLIDILDPTPKTVDALMRIDLPASVDVNIQ; translated from the coding sequence GTGGCGGGACAAAAGATCCGCATTAGGCTCAAGGCCTACGACCACGAGGCAATCGACGCATCCGCGAAGAAGATTGTCGAGACGGTCACCCGTACCGGTGCCCGCGTTGTCGGCCCTGTGCCACTGCCAACCGAAAAGAACGTATACGCAGTTATTCGTTCTCCACACAAGTACAAGGACTCGCGTGAGCATTTCGAGATGCGCACGCACAAGCGCCTGATCGACATCCTCGACCCGACGCCGAAGACTGTTGATGCGCTCATGCGTATCGACCTTCCGGCCAGCGTCGATGTGAATATTCAGTGA
- the rplB gene encoding 50S ribosomal protein L2 produces MAIRKYKPTTPGRRQSSVSMFEEITRSTPEKSLLRPLSKSGGRNVHGHITTRHKGGGHKRQYRVIDFRRADKDGITAKVAHIEYDPNRTANIALLHFRDGEKRYIIAPKGLQQGAILESGANADIKVGNNLPLRNIPAGATIHCVELKPGGGAKMARSAGTSIQLLGKEGKYAILRMPSSEIRRVDIRCRATVGEVGNADQINIRWGKAGRMRWKGVRPTVRGVVMNPVDHPHGGGEGKTSGGRHPVSPWGQPEGRTRKPNRPSDRLIVRRRRTNKNKKR; encoded by the coding sequence ATGGCTATTCGTAAGTACAAGCCGACAACCCCGGGTCGCCGCCAGAGCTCCGTTTCGATGTTCGAGGAGATCACTCGCTCGACTCCGGAGAAGTCTCTGCTGCGCCCACTGTCCAAGTCGGGCGGCCGTAACGTACACGGCCACATCACCACTCGTCACAAGGGTGGCGGACACAAGCGTCAGTACCGTGTCATCGACTTCCGTCGTGCAGACAAAGACGGTATCACCGCAAAGGTCGCTCACATTGAGTACGACCCGAACCGTACCGCTAACATTGCTCTCCTTCACTTCCGTGATGGCGAGAAGCGCTACATCATTGCTCCTAAGGGCCTGCAACAGGGCGCTATCCTCGAGTCCGGCGCAAACGCCGACATCAAGGTTGGCAACAACCTGCCACTGCGCAACATCCCTGCTGGTGCAACCATCCACTGCGTAGAGCTCAAGCCAGGCGGCGGTGCCAAGATGGCACGTTCCGCTGGTACCTCTATCCAGCTGCTGGGTAAGGAAGGCAAGTACGCAATCCTGCGTATGCCATCTTCCGAAATCCGTCGCGTGGACATCCGCTGCCGCGCTACCGTCGGTGAGGTCGGCAATGCTGACCAGATCAACATCCGTTGGGGTAAGGCCGGCCGTATGCGCTGGAAGGGCGTTCGCCCAACCGTCCGTGGTGTTGTTATGAACCCGGTTGACCACCCACACGGTGGTGGTGAAGGTAAGACCTCCGGTGGTCGTCACCCAGTTTCTCCTTGGGGTCAGCCAGAGGGTCGTACCCGCAAGCCAAACCGTCCGTCCGATCGTCTGATCGTTCGTCGCCGCCGCACCAACAAGAACAAGAAGCGCTAA
- the fusA gene encoding elongation factor G translates to MAQEVLKDLNKVRNIGIMAHIDAGKTTTTERILFYTGINRKVGETHDGGATTDWMEQEKERGITITSAAVTCFWNENQINIIDTPGHVDFTVEVERSLRVLDGAVAVFDGKEGVEPQSEQVWRQAAKYDVPRICFVNKMDKMGADFYFTVQTIIDRLGAKPLVLQLPIGAEDDFDGVVDLVNMQALTWRGKVEVGAPATIEEIPADLVDKANEWREKLLETVAESDEELMEKYFGGEELTVEEIKAAIRKMTVASEVYPVLCGTAYRNKGVQPLLDAVIDYLPTPLDIGEVHGHKVGDEAVDLIRKPSVDEPFSALAFKIAAHPFFGKLTFVRVYSGIVEPGAQVANSTKGKKERIGKLFQMHANKENPVDEARAGNIYAFIGLKDTTTGDTLCDINDQIILESMDFPDPVIEVAIEPKTKADQEKLGTAIQKLAEEDPTFTVKLDEETGQTVIGGMGELHLDVLVDRMKREYKVEANVGAPQVAYRETIRKTVENLDYTHKKQTGGSGQFAKVIVTIEPYAPEPEELAEGESAIYKFENAVTGGRVPKEYIPSVDAGIQDAMQYGFLAGFPLVNIKATLVDGAYHDVDSSEMAFKIAGAQALKAAVEKAKPVLLEPMMAVEVTTPEEYMGDVIGDLNSRRGQVNAMEDRSGAKVVKAKVPLSQMFGYIGDLRSRTAGRANFTMIFDSYAEVPTNVAAEIIAERNGNA, encoded by the coding sequence GTGGCACAAGAAGTGCTTAAGGACCTGAATAAGGTTCGCAACATCGGCATCATGGCCCACATCGATGCTGGTAAGACGACAACCACCGAGCGTATTCTGTTTTACACCGGTATCAACCGCAAGGTCGGCGAAACCCACGACGGTGGCGCTACCACCGACTGGATGGAGCAGGAAAAAGAACGCGGCATTACCATTACCTCCGCTGCTGTGACCTGTTTCTGGAACGAAAACCAGATCAACATCATTGACACCCCAGGCCACGTTGACTTCACCGTTGAGGTTGAGCGTTCCCTGCGTGTCCTTGACGGCGCTGTTGCTGTGTTCGACGGCAAGGAAGGCGTTGAGCCGCAGTCCGAGCAGGTGTGGCGTCAGGCTGCGAAGTACGACGTTCCACGTATCTGCTTCGTGAACAAGATGGACAAGATGGGTGCGGATTTCTACTTCACCGTACAGACCATCATCGACCGACTCGGAGCAAAGCCATTGGTTCTCCAACTGCCAATCGGTGCTGAAGATGACTTTGACGGCGTTGTCGACCTCGTCAACATGCAGGCTCTGACCTGGCGCGGCAAGGTTGAGGTTGGTGCTCCTGCCACCATCGAAGAGATCCCAGCAGATCTCGTCGACAAGGCCAACGAGTGGCGCGAGAAGCTCCTTGAGACCGTCGCTGAGTCCGATGAAGAGCTCATGGAGAAGTACTTCGGTGGAGAAGAGCTCACCGTTGAGGAAATCAAGGCTGCTATCCGTAAGATGACGGTTGCTTCCGAAGTTTACCCAGTTCTTTGTGGTACCGCATACCGCAACAAGGGCGTTCAGCCCCTGCTCGACGCAGTTATTGACTACCTGCCAACCCCACTGGACATCGGTGAAGTTCACGGCCACAAGGTGGGCGACGAAGCTGTTGATCTCATCCGTAAGCCTTCTGTTGATGAACCGTTCTCTGCTCTTGCCTTCAAGATCGCTGCTCACCCATTCTTTGGTAAGCTGACCTTTGTTCGCGTTTACTCCGGTATCGTTGAGCCTGGCGCCCAGGTTGCTAACTCCACCAAGGGCAAGAAGGAGCGCATCGGTAAGCTGTTCCAGATGCACGCCAACAAGGAAAATCCTGTCGACGAAGCACGGGCTGGTAACATCTACGCGTTTATCGGTCTGAAGGACACCACCACCGGTGACACCCTCTGTGACATCAACGACCAAATCATCCTGGAGTCGATGGACTTCCCGGATCCGGTTATTGAGGTTGCTATTGAGCCTAAGACCAAGGCTGACCAGGAAAAGCTGGGTACCGCCATCCAGAAGCTCGCTGAAGAGGACCCAACCTTCACCGTTAAGCTCGATGAAGAGACCGGCCAGACCGTCATCGGCGGAATGGGCGAGCTTCACCTCGACGTCCTCGTTGACCGCATGAAGCGCGAATACAAGGTCGAAGCTAATGTTGGTGCTCCACAGGTCGCATACCGCGAGACCATTCGCAAGACCGTGGAAAACCTCGACTACACCCACAAGAAGCAGACTGGTGGTTCCGGTCAGTTCGCAAAGGTTATCGTTACCATCGAGCCTTACGCGCCAGAACCAGAGGAACTGGCAGAGGGCGAGTCCGCAATCTACAAGTTCGAGAACGCCGTCACCGGTGGCCGTGTTCCTAAGGAATACATTCCATCTGTCGACGCTGGTATTCAGGACGCAATGCAGTACGGCTTCCTCGCAGGCTTCCCACTCGTGAACATCAAGGCCACCCTGGTCGACGGTGCATACCACGACGTGGACTCCTCCGAAATGGCCTTCAAGATTGCAGGCGCTCAGGCCCTCAAGGCCGCTGTCGAAAAGGCAAAGCCAGTTCTGCTCGAGCCAATGATGGCCGTTGAGGTCACCACCCCTGAGGAGTACATGGGCGACGTCATTGGCGACCTGAACTCCCGTCGTGGCCAGGTCAATGCAATGGAAGACCGCTCAGGTGCCAAGGTTGTCAAGGCTAAGGTTCCACTTTCCCAGATGTTCGGCTACATCGGCGACCTGCGTTCCCGCACCGCCGGCCGTGCAAACTTCACCATGATCTTTGACTCCTACGCTGAGGTTCCTACCAACGTAGCTGCTGAGATCATCGCTGAGCGCAACGGAAACGCCTAG
- the rplP gene encoding 50S ribosomal protein L16: MLIPKRVKYRRQHRPHRTGVSKGGNRVTFGDYGIQALEPAYITNRQIESARIAINRHVKRGGKVWINIFPDRPLTQKALGVRMGSGKGGVEKWVANVKPGRILFEMSYPNEEIALEALRRAGQKLPCKVRIVKKEDQF, from the coding sequence ATGCTTATCCCTAAGCGCGTCAAGTACCGCCGTCAGCACCGTCCACACCGTACCGGTGTATCCAAGGGCGGCAACCGCGTTACTTTCGGTGACTACGGCATCCAGGCTCTCGAGCCCGCCTACATCACCAACCGTCAGATCGAGTCCGCTCGTATCGCCATCAACCGCCACGTCAAGCGTGGTGGCAAGGTTTGGATCAACATCTTCCCAGACCGTCCGTTGACCCAGAAGGCACTCGGTGTACGTATGGGTTCCGGTAAGGGCGGCGTTGAGAAGTGGGTCGCCAACGTAAAGCCTGGCCGTATCCTCTTCGAGATGAGCTACCCGAACGAAGAGATCGCTTTGGAAGCTCTTCGTCGTGCTGGCCAGAAGCTGCCTTGCAAGGTCCGCATCGTTAAGAAGGAGGACCAGTTCTAA